A genome region from Sulfurovum sp. TSL6 includes the following:
- a CDS encoding bifunctional 2-C-methyl-D-erythritol 4-phosphate cytidylyltransferase/2-C-methyl-D-erythritol 2,4-cyclodiphosphate synthase: MSNTTLVLLGAGSSSRFKTRMKKQWLYTGDIPLWLHVAEHFEKSADFDQIIIVSTQDEIRLMKNFASFTYIEGGDSRQASLTNALQKVTSEYVLVSDIARCCVPSDMIARIMEAKEQGACIVPVLPVADTLYLDNTPIDRDKVKIIQTPQLSVTKMLKKALETETIFTDDSSAIASLGEKVHFVEGSVDAHKLTTMEDLKKLSCIQAPSPKTLTGFGLDTHPFEKNKAMFLCGVKIDVDYGFKAHSDGDVAIHALIDALLGAAGMGDIGELYPDTEEAYAGADSKVLLQDTVKKIESFGYTIGNVDLTIMAEAPKLLPYKEAMRTTLASILGIRKNFVNIKATTAEKLGFVGRKEGVTVHSVVNLTYLNWKNI, from the coding sequence TTGTCAAACACTACTTTGGTACTTTTAGGTGCAGGAAGCTCCTCAAGATTTAAAACTCGGATGAAAAAACAGTGGCTCTATACTGGGGATATTCCTTTATGGTTGCACGTTGCTGAACACTTTGAAAAGAGTGCCGATTTTGATCAGATCATAATCGTATCCACACAGGATGAAATACGTCTTATGAAAAATTTTGCTTCCTTTACTTATATTGAAGGTGGAGACAGTAGACAGGCTTCACTCACCAATGCGCTTCAGAAAGTAACTTCAGAGTATGTACTTGTGAGTGACATCGCTAGGTGCTGTGTCCCTTCAGATATGATAGCCCGTATCATGGAAGCTAAAGAACAAGGGGCTTGCATCGTACCTGTACTCCCTGTGGCTGATACGCTCTATCTGGATAATACACCTATAGACAGAGACAAAGTAAAGATCATTCAAACCCCTCAACTCTCTGTTACTAAAATGCTCAAAAAAGCACTCGAAACTGAAACGATATTTACTGATGACAGCTCTGCGATCGCTTCTCTTGGAGAAAAGGTACATTTTGTGGAAGGCTCAGTGGATGCGCATAAACTTACGACCATGGAAGATCTGAAAAAACTCTCGTGCATTCAGGCACCTTCACCGAAAACACTCACTGGTTTTGGGTTAGATACACATCCTTTTGAAAAAAACAAAGCAATGTTTTTATGTGGTGTCAAGATAGATGTCGATTATGGATTTAAAGCACACAGTGATGGTGATGTTGCCATCCATGCACTTATAGATGCACTTTTAGGTGCTGCAGGCATGGGTGATATCGGTGAACTTTACCCAGATACTGAAGAGGCTTATGCTGGAGCAGACTCTAAAGTATTGCTTCAGGACACAGTAAAAAAGATCGAGTCTTTTGGCTATACCATAGGCAATGTAGATCTTACTATCATGGCTGAAGCGCCAAAGCTTTTACCTTATAAGGAAGCTATGAGAACCACACTCGCTTCCATACTCGGTATTAGAAAAAACTTTGTGAATATCAAAGCTACAACGGCTGAAAAACTCGGTTTTGTAGGACGAAAAGAAGGTGTGACAGTGCACTCCGTAGTAAACTTAACTTATTTGAATTGGAAAAACATATGA
- a CDS encoding response regulator, translated as MKIIIVENELYLAQSIASKLNENGYETEIFSSIKEAMDSQGDVYLLSTNLPGQNTSPLIKQFKDKIIILMVNYINNDTVGEPLKLGAKDYIVKPFMLEDLMRKIEHYKEYQSLKQQTSLYQEYMQNLLQDIETSFDIEQITTPLVIETNYQRLVDKIVFEHATQTNTRLTFIPLSDKNWKEKIQKSSPSTLLYITEIHQLKKTDKEALMEMLKEYDFILCSTADLETDFETITLNTDSKLYDQNEILTIDDYVKFIVNSFQYKFPDTELSKKLGISRKSLWEKRKKYGLFKKK; from the coding sequence ATGAAAATAATCATTGTAGAAAATGAACTCTATTTGGCGCAAAGTATCGCCTCTAAACTAAATGAAAATGGCTATGAGACTGAAATATTCAGTTCCATTAAAGAGGCAATGGACAGTCAAGGTGATGTCTATCTGCTTTCGACAAATTTGCCAGGACAGAACACTTCACCGCTTATCAAACAGTTTAAGGATAAGATCATTATTTTGATGGTGAACTATATCAACAATGATACGGTCGGAGAGCCACTGAAGCTAGGTGCAAAAGACTACATCGTTAAACCGTTTATGTTAGAAGACCTTATGCGTAAGATAGAGCATTATAAAGAGTACCAGTCACTGAAACAACAAACCTCTTTGTATCAAGAATATATGCAAAACCTTCTTCAAGATATAGAAACAAGTTTTGATATAGAGCAGATCACTACGCCACTTGTCATAGAGACAAACTATCAAAGGCTTGTAGATAAGATCGTTTTTGAGCATGCAACACAAACAAACACCCGGCTTACCTTTATCCCTTTAAGTGATAAAAACTGGAAAGAAAAAATACAAAAAAGCAGTCCAAGCACCTTGCTTTATATTACCGAGATCCATCAACTCAAGAAAACAGACAAAGAAGCTCTGATGGAGATGTTGAAGGAGTATGATTTCATTTTATGCAGTACTGCAGACCTGGAGACTGATTTCGAGACCATTACCCTCAACACGGACTCTAAACTCTATGACCAAAATGAGATCTTGACCATTGATGACTATGTTAAATTCATTGTAAATAGTTTTCAATACAAATTTCCAGATACAGAACTCTCTAAAAAATTAGGAATCTCAAGAAAAAGTTTATGGGAGAAAAGGAAAAAATATGGTCTATTCAAAAAGAAATAA